One window of the Pseudofrankia sp. DC12 genome contains the following:
- a CDS encoding transposase, whose protein sequence is MLPHVTIPPSFAVLLEYFRPCFTAPSFAAFRMLATGLVAAPGRRTVVGMLVGAGRHRDTPHHRAHYFFAKAAWTLDEVGDTLARLVVGLLTGPGPITVVVDDTLFHRAGRKVFAAGWFHDGAAKGETPVGFGNNWVIVGVVLRGTVFARPICLPVYACLVVKGTMSGSRLWLAARAAARLARLFPDRQVHVVADSAYAGGELKSLPRNVTWTTRPRADAALFAPAPPRTGRRGRPRVKGDRLATITQLAATADFRPTTVTRYGRVHTVDVAVTVCLWYSVFGPRLVQLVLVREPGRPLLALISTDLFSRPATIAERYAARWAVEVAIADAKQLFGVGQTHTRTAQAVRHAVPFALLAQTLTLTWYLTAGHHDSDVADATARAPWYTTKTTVSTADALGKLRRVLITARFRPADPVTPTAAEIHTLHLAWDTTEHGLAA, encoded by the coding sequence ATGCTCCCGCACGTCACGATACCGCCGTCGTTCGCCGTCCTGCTGGAGTACTTCCGGCCGTGTTTCACCGCGCCGAGCTTCGCCGCGTTCCGGATGCTGGCGACCGGGCTGGTCGCCGCGCCCGGGCGGCGCACCGTCGTCGGGATGCTCGTCGGCGCCGGCCGCCATCGGGACACCCCGCACCACCGGGCCCACTACTTCTTCGCGAAGGCCGCCTGGACGCTCGACGAGGTCGGCGACACGCTGGCCCGTCTCGTCGTCGGTCTGCTCACCGGCCCCGGGCCGATAACCGTCGTCGTCGATGACACCCTTTTCCACCGCGCCGGGCGGAAGGTCTTCGCCGCGGGCTGGTTCCACGACGGCGCCGCGAAGGGCGAGACGCCGGTCGGCTTCGGCAACAACTGGGTCATCGTCGGTGTCGTCCTGCGCGGCACGGTCTTCGCGCGGCCGATCTGCCTGCCGGTCTACGCGTGCCTGGTTGTCAAGGGCACCATGTCCGGCTCCCGGCTGTGGCTCGCCGCCCGCGCCGCGGCCCGGCTCGCCCGCCTGTTCCCGGACCGCCAGGTCCACGTCGTGGCGGACTCCGCCTACGCCGGCGGCGAGCTGAAGTCCCTGCCACGCAACGTGACCTGGACGACTCGACCGCGTGCCGACGCCGCCCTGTTCGCGCCGGCCCCGCCGCGCACCGGCCGCCGAGGCCGCCCCCGCGTCAAGGGCGACCGGCTCGCCACGATCACCCAGCTCGCCGCCACCGCCGACTTCCGCCCGACCACCGTCACCCGCTACGGCCGCGTCCACACCGTCGACGTCGCGGTGACCGTCTGCCTGTGGTACTCGGTGTTCGGCCCCCGCCTCGTCCAGCTCGTGCTCGTCCGCGAACCCGGCCGCCCGCTGCTCGCCCTGATCAGCACGGACCTGTTCAGCCGCCCCGCCACGATCGCCGAGCGGTACGCCGCCCGCTGGGCGGTCGAGGTCGCGATCGCCGACGCCAAGCAGCTCTTCGGCGTCGGACAGACCCACACCCGCACCGCGCAGGCCGTGCGGCACGCGGTCCCGTTCGCCCTGCTCGCCCAGACCCTCACCCTGACCTGGTACCTCACCGCCGGCCACCACGACTCCGACGTCGCCGACGCCACCGCCCGCGCACCCTGGTACACGACCAAGACGACCGTCTCGACCGCCGACGCCCTCGGCAAGCTACGCCGCGTCCTGATCACCGCGCGTTTTCGCCCAGCTGACCCCGTCACGCCCACCGCCGCGGAAATCCACACCCTCCACCTGGCCTGGGACACCACCGAGCACGGCCTCGCGGCCTGA
- a CDS encoding IS30 family transposase, whose product MGVRERLTVEDREVISRELSQERSARYIAAVLGRHHSGISREIERNGGAAAYRAVDAQARCDLMCARPKERKLVASKELHDAVNTGLVEKWSPKQISERLRTDFPDDESMRVSHETIYECLYLQARGELRTELKIALRKGRARRVNRSRSTLTRGGIVGMVNISERPKEAEDRAVPGFWEGDLIIGKGNESQIATLVERTTRFVMLVRIPYDRNADKVAYLLGKKMETLPEFMRNSVTWDQGKEMARHADFTVRTGIPVYFCDPHSPWQRGSNENTNGLLRQYFPKGTDLSLHTQEELDMVATQLNGRPRQTLKWATPLEVFTELLESHVSP is encoded by the coding sequence ATGGGCGTACGGGAGCGGTTGACGGTGGAGGACCGCGAGGTCATCTCGCGGGAGTTGAGTCAGGAGCGTTCGGCTCGGTATATCGCCGCTGTGCTCGGTCGTCATCATTCGGGGATCTCCCGGGAGATCGAGCGTAACGGCGGTGCCGCGGCGTATCGGGCGGTGGATGCGCAGGCACGGTGTGATCTGATGTGCGCCCGCCCGAAGGAACGGAAACTCGTCGCGTCGAAGGAGCTGCACGACGCGGTGAACACCGGCCTGGTCGAGAAGTGGTCGCCGAAGCAGATCAGCGAGAGACTGCGCACGGACTTTCCCGACGACGAGAGCATGCGCGTGAGCCACGAAACAATCTACGAGTGCCTCTACCTCCAGGCGCGCGGCGAGCTGCGGACGGAACTGAAGATCGCGCTGCGTAAGGGCCGGGCCAGGCGGGTCAACCGGTCGCGCAGCACCCTGACCAGGGGCGGGATCGTCGGCATGGTCAACATCAGCGAGCGGCCGAAGGAGGCCGAGGACCGCGCCGTCCCCGGTTTCTGGGAGGGCGACCTGATCATCGGGAAGGGCAACGAGTCGCAGATCGCCACGCTGGTCGAGCGCACGACCCGGTTCGTGATGTTGGTGCGAATACCGTACGACCGTAACGCCGACAAGGTCGCCTACCTGCTGGGCAAGAAGATGGAGACCCTGCCCGAGTTCATGCGGAACTCGGTGACCTGGGACCAGGGAAAGGAGATGGCCCGGCACGCCGATTTCACCGTCCGCACCGGTATTCCCGTGTATTTCTGCGACCCGCACTCACCGTGGCAGCGCGGCTCGAACGAGAACACCAACGGGTTGCTGCGCCAGTACTTCCCGAAGGGCACAGACCTGTCCTTGCACACGCAGGAAGAACTTGATATGGTGGCCACGCAGCTGAATGGGCGGCCACGGCAGACGCTCAAATGGGCGACGCCGCTCGAGGTCTTTACCGAGCTGCTGGAAAGTCATGTGTCGCCATGA
- a CDS encoding HEXXH motif-containing putative peptide modification protein produces the protein MIEETLGWGASCPQSSSGRSILEFVVTDHTKQVVERFIHLRGDELDDRAPGVAELLTEWLSNDTAFDTVWDVAFGDLYASLSSAAGDLSTYAAGVGLRLNERGMAGEWETCFERPVRLRFGQWLLPSAESIRVAADSATVTARLKVTNTWHKISYDRDQGAWDDSHVTKIPLVSAGGAELAILGAEALSAACVRRLLSADAYDFDPRDAIGGQGWAPTVEAALTLIARSGDTYLQWVKTILRAVVPLRAREGTLNSGSERFSPGVICISNQRNAWFLAEMLVHEATHQYLHVISRMGKLDDGSDQSLYYSPFRDKDRPIVFILVAYHAFGNVLLFYRSARERGLVPDDLPADHQLGDREGTLERQLRQIEPALESATSLTPLGRALWEPLYAQIHQEEH, from the coding sequence GTGATCGAGGAAACTCTTGGCTGGGGTGCCTCCTGCCCACAGTCGAGCTCCGGCCGGTCCATCTTGGAGTTCGTCGTAACCGATCACACAAAGCAGGTCGTGGAAAGGTTCATACACCTACGCGGCGACGAACTCGATGACCGGGCACCTGGTGTCGCCGAACTCCTGACCGAGTGGCTGTCGAACGACACGGCGTTCGACACCGTCTGGGATGTGGCCTTCGGCGACTTGTACGCGTCATTGTCCTCGGCCGCTGGCGATCTTTCAACATATGCGGCCGGGGTGGGCCTGCGTCTGAACGAGCGCGGCATGGCCGGTGAGTGGGAGACCTGCTTCGAACGACCCGTGCGGCTCCGCTTCGGTCAATGGCTGTTGCCGAGCGCAGAGTCCATTCGCGTCGCCGCTGACTCCGCGACGGTCACGGCTCGTCTGAAGGTGACCAACACTTGGCACAAGATCTCGTACGACCGTGACCAAGGTGCCTGGGATGATTCTCATGTCACCAAGATTCCTCTGGTCAGCGCCGGCGGCGCCGAACTCGCAATCCTGGGTGCCGAAGCGCTCTCGGCCGCCTGCGTCAGGAGGCTGCTGAGCGCGGACGCCTACGACTTCGACCCGAGGGACGCGATTGGCGGGCAAGGGTGGGCTCCGACCGTCGAGGCAGCCTTGACACTGATCGCCCGATCGGGGGACACCTACCTACAGTGGGTCAAGACAATCCTCCGAGCCGTGGTCCCGCTCAGGGCGCGAGAAGGGACGTTGAACAGCGGAAGCGAACGCTTCTCCCCGGGAGTCATCTGCATCTCAAACCAGCGAAACGCGTGGTTTCTCGCCGAGATGTTGGTTCACGAGGCGACGCATCAGTATCTGCATGTTATCTCGAGAATGGGCAAGCTCGACGACGGGAGCGACCAAAGCCTCTATTACTCGCCGTTCCGAGACAAGGACCGGCCCATCGTCTTCATCCTGGTTGCGTATCACGCCTTCGGCAACGTACTCCTGTTCTACAGGTCGGCTCGGGAGCGCGGGTTGGTCCCCGATGACCTTCCTGCAGACCACCAGCTCGGTGACCGTGAAGGCACACTTGAACGCCAGCTGCGGCAGATCGAGCCGGCGCTGGAGAGCGCGACCTCCTTGACGCCCCTCGGACGGGCGTTGTGGGAGCCGCTGTATGCACAGATCCACCAGGAGGAGCATTAA
- a CDS encoding RiPP maturation radical SAM C-methyltransferase translates to MSAVSASPAAVAPADRNTDFRVALVCMPFAQANRPSIQMGLISAVAERAGFETDTYHFNVDLAAQLSPELYDRLCLMRGHMTGEWLFGRAAFGEDVPEPAATYLSHFPDEFRWSSEIGKDPDYFVYLRNELLPSFVERCARSVDWSRYNVVGFSSMFQQNAACLALARRIKSRHPYVDVVFGGANVEGEMGSELVRAFSFVDFVVSGEADDAFPALLDRLSRGERPLQITGVVTRTSLGIQDAGPALPVHDLDRLPVPRYQSYFARVTELGLASTYAGTWSLPFESARGCWWGQKHHCTFCGLNGEAIGYRFKSPSRVLAELSELASTHDISDFTAVDNILPMKYIRTIFAEIERANLDYRFFYEVKANLTREQIRQMYNGGVRSVQPGVESLSTNVLQLMRKGSTMLDNVRCLKWCRYYGISVAWNLIWGFPGETSEDYKAEFEVLRAISHLEPPESVGRIWLERFSPLFADPAFPVHNRRPESSYAYVYPSHVDLDRLAYFFEYDIEDVAPEAAHASTRELVAAWREKWSTGKPDVLSYRRTTDTLLIDEKRGLDPPGTYRVTGTNALIYEYCTETMRTPGMIVEHLRKVLPDGPAWAADDVRAALDEFCRMRLMVSEGDRYLSLALPASPNW, encoded by the coding sequence ATGAGTGCCGTTTCGGCCTCACCCGCCGCTGTCGCGCCCGCCGACCGCAACACAGATTTTCGGGTCGCCTTGGTCTGCATGCCGTTCGCTCAGGCGAACCGGCCTTCCATCCAGATGGGGCTGATCAGCGCGGTGGCCGAGCGCGCCGGGTTCGAGACGGACACGTATCACTTCAATGTGGATCTCGCCGCGCAGCTCTCACCGGAGCTCTACGACCGTCTGTGTCTCATGCGCGGGCACATGACGGGCGAGTGGCTGTTCGGCCGCGCGGCCTTCGGCGAGGACGTCCCCGAACCTGCGGCGACATACCTCAGTCACTTCCCTGACGAGTTCCGGTGGTCTTCCGAGATCGGCAAGGACCCGGACTACTTCGTATACCTCCGCAATGAGCTGCTGCCCTCCTTCGTCGAGCGCTGCGCCCGCTCTGTCGACTGGAGTCGGTACAACGTCGTCGGCTTCAGCTCGATGTTCCAGCAGAATGCCGCTTGCCTGGCGCTGGCGCGCCGCATCAAAAGTCGACACCCGTACGTCGACGTCGTGTTCGGCGGTGCGAACGTCGAAGGCGAGATGGGCTCGGAGCTGGTTCGGGCCTTCTCATTCGTTGACTTCGTCGTCTCGGGCGAAGCGGACGACGCCTTCCCCGCACTGCTGGACCGGCTGTCCCGTGGCGAGCGCCCGTTGCAGATCACGGGGGTTGTTACCCGTACCTCACTGGGCATCCAGGACGCCGGTCCGGCGCTTCCGGTCCACGACCTCGACCGGTTGCCGGTGCCTCGCTATCAGTCCTACTTCGCGCGGGTCACTGAACTCGGCCTCGCTTCCACCTACGCCGGGACCTGGAGCCTGCCCTTCGAGAGCGCGCGGGGCTGCTGGTGGGGTCAGAAGCACCATTGCACCTTCTGCGGCCTCAACGGAGAGGCCATCGGCTATCGGTTCAAGTCGCCTTCCCGTGTGCTCGCCGAATTGTCGGAGCTGGCGAGCACGCATGACATCAGCGACTTCACCGCGGTCGACAACATTTTGCCGATGAAGTACATCCGCACCATCTTCGCGGAGATCGAGCGAGCGAATCTGGACTACAGGTTCTTCTATGAGGTGAAGGCCAATCTCACTCGTGAGCAGATCCGCCAGATGTACAACGGTGGGGTTCGGAGCGTCCAACCTGGTGTCGAGAGCCTGAGCACGAATGTCCTCCAGCTCATGCGGAAGGGCTCGACAATGCTCGACAATGTTCGTTGTCTGAAGTGGTGCCGGTACTATGGGATTAGTGTGGCCTGGAACCTGATCTGGGGATTCCCAGGCGAGACGAGTGAAGACTACAAGGCGGAGTTCGAGGTTCTGCGGGCGATCAGCCACCTCGAGCCACCCGAGTCGGTGGGAAGGATCTGGCTCGAGCGCTTCTCTCCCCTCTTTGCGGATCCCGCCTTCCCAGTGCATAACAGGCGGCCTGAGAGCAGCTACGCGTACGTGTACCCGTCTCATGTAGACCTTGACCGGCTCGCGTATTTCTTCGAGTACGACATCGAAGACGTCGCGCCGGAGGCGGCGCATGCTTCGACGCGTGAGCTTGTCGCCGCCTGGCGTGAGAAGTGGTCGACGGGAAAACCCGACGTCTTGTCGTATCGCCGGACGACCGACACCCTTCTAATCGACGAGAAACGGGGTTTGGATCCGCCCGGCACGTACCGCGTCACGGGTACAAATGCGCTCATCTACGAGTACTGCACAGAAACCATGCGAACGCCCGGCATGATCGTGGAACACCTGCGGAAGGTCTTGCCGGACGGTCCGGCCTGGGCCGCAGACGACGTGCGCGCCGCGCTCGACGAGTTCTGCCGGATGCGTTTGATGGTAAGTGAGGGCGACAGGTATCTCAGCCTCGCCCTGCCGGCGAGCCCAAATTGGTGA
- a CDS encoding aldo/keto reductase, which produces MAAVRTTRLGRTDLVVSEMGFGAFGIGGNISGNSYGPTDDETSISAIHAALDLGCTFFDTADVYGYGHSERLLGRALRRASRLDDVVIATKVGGNFSTGRTVVDFSREHISTSIDASLRRLGRDRVDLYQLHNPSLEVIERGEVFDVLDDLVAGGKVRHYGVSVHTRAEGQACLSYPSVAALQVPYNLFTLLHPENSFLPLFGTAVRCGVGLIAREPLAGGFLSGRHTRTTTYGPGDIRGQWPPARQHIQVALTDSLRYLESGGATLAQVALRFVLDEPTISTTVVGIKTADQARENLVAVELPGFATFESDAR; this is translated from the coding sequence GTGGCCGCGGTGAGGACGACGCGGCTGGGCCGTACGGATCTCGTCGTCTCGGAGATGGGCTTCGGGGCATTCGGCATCGGTGGCAACATCTCCGGGAACAGCTACGGGCCGACCGACGATGAGACATCGATCTCCGCCATCCATGCGGCATTGGATCTGGGCTGCACGTTCTTCGACACGGCGGACGTCTATGGATACGGGCACAGTGAACGCCTGCTCGGCCGTGCGTTGCGTCGGGCCAGTCGGCTGGACGACGTGGTGATCGCCACCAAGGTCGGCGGCAACTTCTCCACGGGCCGCACGGTCGTCGACTTCTCGCGGGAGCACATTTCGACGAGTATCGACGCCAGCCTGCGACGGCTTGGACGCGATCGGGTCGACCTCTACCAGCTTCACAACCCCTCGCTGGAGGTCATTGAGCGTGGCGAAGTCTTCGATGTGCTGGACGACCTTGTCGCGGGTGGGAAGGTGCGCCATTACGGTGTCTCCGTTCATACGCGTGCCGAGGGCCAGGCCTGCTTAAGCTACCCATCAGTGGCTGCGTTGCAGGTCCCCTACAACTTGTTCACGCTCCTACACCCGGAAAATTCCTTCTTGCCCTTGTTCGGTACCGCAGTTCGGTGTGGCGTCGGCTTGATTGCGCGCGAGCCACTGGCGGGCGGTTTCCTCTCGGGGAGGCACACTCGGACGACCACGTATGGTCCGGGCGACATCCGTGGGCAGTGGCCGCCGGCCCGGCAGCACATCCAGGTCGCGCTCACCGACTCGTTGCGCTACCTGGAGTCGGGCGGTGCCACGTTGGCGCAGGTCGCCTTGCGGTTCGTGCTTGATGAGCCGACGATCTCGACGACGGTCGTGGGCATCAAGACGGCAGACCAAGCCCGAGAGAACCTCGTGGCCGTGGAGCTGCCGGGCTTCGCCACGTTCGAGTCCGATGCACGCTGA
- a CDS encoding helix-turn-helix domain-containing protein, whose product METISDEGMVGLSRLARLTGLPKATVHRLLDQLGDMGAVERLRSDYRLGPTMRRLAGTETSYPWLRHASRQPCLDLVRATSAMAVIAVVGEDPALGVGVVSVAAEPGAHLGIGTAAPPGTAAGQVLLAEWPGLAAPPPFSDGEWRRVRADIRDRGVALDNQMFVRGMCCVAAAIRGCDGRAVASVAAMATPATNRSHLTEQVRHTATRISRNIAALPGLPTAVIELPVHGAARHLGGG is encoded by the coding sequence TTGGAGACCATCTCCGACGAGGGAATGGTCGGGCTGTCTCGCCTTGCGAGATTAACCGGTCTGCCGAAGGCAACCGTCCATCGCCTCCTCGACCAACTCGGCGACATGGGCGCGGTCGAGCGTCTGCGATCGGACTACCGCCTCGGGCCGACGATGCGGCGTCTCGCCGGTACCGAGACGTCGTATCCGTGGCTGCGGCACGCCTCCCGCCAGCCGTGCCTCGATCTGGTCCGCGCGACGTCCGCCATGGCGGTGATCGCGGTAGTCGGGGAAGATCCCGCGCTCGGCGTCGGCGTCGTCAGCGTCGCCGCCGAGCCAGGCGCTCACCTCGGCATCGGCACCGCCGCACCGCCTGGGACCGCAGCCGGTCAGGTCCTGCTGGCCGAATGGCCCGGCCTCGCCGCGCCGCCGCCCTTCTCGGACGGCGAGTGGCGCCGGGTCCGGGCCGACATTCGCGACCGTGGCGTGGCTCTGGACAACCAGATGTTCGTCCGCGGAATGTGCTGCGTCGCCGCGGCGATCCGAGGGTGCGACGGCCGGGCGGTGGCATCCGTCGCCGCCATGGCGACCCCGGCGACGAACCGGTCCCACCTGACCGAGCAGGTACGGCACACCGCCACGCGGATCAGCAGGAACATCGCCGCCCTGCCCGGCCTGCCGACAGCCGTGATCGAACTGCCGGTCCACGGCGCGGCACGACATCTCGGAGGCGGATAA
- the lanL gene encoding class IV lanthionine synthetase LanL produces MSTRDHQSSFISDLWSACEQYAADPNCWSIQAPGDANPEGWLTVAHRAVVLPEQGWKLHVSASVFTAPAVLRRVLPVLFASPAAFKVAATTESLVRLNDGTLGIAQVGKFVTVYPVDDGQAMRLAVALDAATTGLRGPAIPSDRVFRAGSIVHYRYGGFSGLTLQKRTGEVVRALRAPDGDLIPDLRRAYFAPPDWTTDPFRLTGVDEHLPSRPLLLGERFLLTGLLRRSVRGCVYFAVDLECNRPCVVKQARGGTLELRDGGDARSLLRHESDVLHELAPDVRFPRVLGLVEEGDDCYLVMNDLAPRSLQDHVVALRCRGRTVPMSQVARWGRGLAAMLEKIHTTGYVYRDLKSTNVLIDSNEDLCLVDFECACPAGTSSAPAGAGTRGYVSPQQRAGEPPVISDDIYGLGALLLYLSTGVEPSLVADPSRLLARPLDVLNPAISPEMASVIGRCLAPDPEHRFHTVAAVDLALTSLDVTPAGLSLPGYGQETSYQEANEDYLRSRYSRLARRVGDTLCGVARRDPSSGAAYWVSRHPLSADVSTRDVNTGTAGTVLALAELVADLGDPGHREILEAGAAWLALSPPPGREQFPGLYVGEAGTAAAVLRAGQVLADPRLIDIACERGRWIAALPHDSPDLFNGTAGRLRFHLLLWDETASVEHLRAAVTAGERLVTTAVTAGMAESCWTIPPGYGALSGKSYLGYAHGAAGIADALLDLYEVTSDAQFLNTAEGAARWLERLAIPALNDGSGLNWPSHAGADSAAPYWCHGAAGIGRFWLHAARLGIVKDANQTARRAVLATARGSRWAGPTLCHGLGGSIELLLDAYQDDLDVGHLAEARSFGRLLEPLAVEFGDGLAWASESPYIISPDYNVGYAGIASVLLRLAEPEKRPHGMGRAVFRYSRPFRQRQEEGVRQ; encoded by the coding sequence ATGTCTACCCGTGACCATCAGTCGTCCTTCATCAGTGACCTCTGGTCGGCATGTGAGCAGTACGCGGCCGATCCGAACTGTTGGTCGATTCAAGCGCCCGGGGACGCCAATCCGGAAGGCTGGCTGACGGTGGCGCACCGAGCTGTCGTGCTGCCCGAACAGGGCTGGAAACTTCATGTATCCGCTTCGGTTTTTACCGCTCCAGCAGTGCTCAGGCGTGTGCTGCCGGTCTTGTTTGCGAGTCCGGCGGCGTTCAAGGTCGCGGCCACGACAGAGTCGCTCGTGCGGCTCAACGACGGTACCCTGGGTATCGCCCAGGTCGGGAAGTTTGTCACCGTATACCCCGTCGACGACGGTCAAGCGATGCGTCTCGCTGTCGCGCTCGACGCCGCAACCACTGGGCTTCGCGGCCCGGCCATCCCTTCTGATCGCGTATTCCGCGCCGGAAGCATCGTTCACTACAGGTACGGTGGTTTCAGCGGTTTGACCCTTCAGAAGCGGACGGGCGAGGTCGTACGGGCACTACGCGCTCCCGACGGAGATCTCATTCCAGATCTGCGGCGTGCATATTTTGCCCCACCGGACTGGACCACCGATCCGTTCCGCCTGACGGGCGTGGACGAACATCTGCCGTCCCGTCCGCTTCTGCTTGGAGAGCGCTTTCTTCTCACCGGACTGCTGCGGCGATCGGTCCGCGGGTGCGTGTACTTCGCTGTGGATCTCGAATGCAACAGGCCCTGTGTCGTCAAGCAAGCACGGGGAGGGACGCTCGAGCTTCGCGATGGCGGCGACGCCCGCTCACTCTTGCGGCACGAGAGCGACGTCCTACACGAGTTGGCTCCGGACGTTCGCTTCCCTCGTGTCCTCGGCCTCGTCGAGGAGGGTGACGACTGCTATCTCGTGATGAACGACCTTGCGCCGAGGTCGCTGCAAGATCACGTCGTCGCGCTCAGGTGTCGAGGCCGCACGGTCCCCATGTCGCAGGTGGCACGGTGGGGGCGAGGCCTCGCGGCCATGCTTGAGAAGATCCATACAACCGGTTACGTCTATCGGGATCTGAAGTCGACGAATGTCCTGATCGACTCGAACGAGGATCTCTGTCTTGTGGACTTCGAGTGTGCCTGCCCAGCGGGTACGTCGTCGGCCCCGGCTGGCGCGGGCACGCGGGGATACGTCTCGCCTCAACAGCGGGCGGGCGAGCCACCCGTGATCTCCGACGATATCTACGGGCTGGGTGCACTGCTGCTGTATCTGTCGACCGGCGTGGAGCCTTCACTGGTCGCGGACCCCAGCCGGCTACTGGCCCGGCCTCTGGATGTCCTGAATCCCGCGATCTCGCCAGAGATGGCGTCCGTCATCGGCCGTTGCCTGGCACCCGATCCGGAGCACCGCTTCCATACCGTCGCCGCGGTGGACCTCGCCCTGACGTCGCTCGACGTCACCCCAGCAGGACTGTCGCTGCCGGGCTATGGCCAGGAGACTTCGTACCAAGAGGCGAACGAAGACTATCTGCGCAGCAGGTATAGCCGTCTGGCGCGCCGAGTTGGTGACACGCTCTGCGGGGTCGCACGTCGCGATCCAAGCTCTGGCGCGGCCTACTGGGTCTCCCGGCACCCTCTCAGCGCCGACGTCTCCACCCGGGACGTCAACACGGGAACGGCCGGAACAGTGCTTGCCCTCGCGGAACTGGTGGCGGACTTGGGCGACCCCGGGCATCGAGAGATCCTCGAAGCGGGGGCCGCATGGCTCGCGCTGTCCCCGCCGCCCGGCAGAGAGCAGTTTCCGGGTCTGTACGTCGGCGAAGCCGGTACCGCGGCCGCGGTGTTACGTGCGGGCCAGGTTTTGGCCGATCCACGCCTCATCGACATTGCGTGCGAGCGCGGGCGCTGGATCGCGGCGCTCCCACACGACTCACCAGACCTCTTCAACGGCACCGCCGGCCGACTGCGGTTCCACCTCCTACTCTGGGACGAGACAGCGTCGGTCGAGCACCTGCGTGCTGCGGTCACGGCCGGAGAAAGGTTGGTGACTACCGCGGTGACAGCCGGGATGGCTGAATCCTGTTGGACCATTCCGCCAGGATATGGAGCGCTGAGCGGAAAGTCCTATCTTGGCTACGCCCATGGTGCCGCAGGAATCGCCGACGCACTACTCGACCTCTACGAAGTGACCAGCGATGCACAGTTTCTCAATACTGCGGAGGGCGCCGCGCGCTGGCTGGAACGACTCGCCATCCCAGCGCTCAACGACGGCAGTGGCCTGAACTGGCCCAGCCACGCCGGCGCGGATTCTGCTGCGCCTTACTGGTGCCACGGCGCGGCCGGGATCGGCCGATTCTGGCTACACGCGGCCAGGCTCGGAATTGTCAAGGACGCGAACCAGACCGCTCGCCGCGCCGTCCTTGCCACCGCCCGTGGCAGCCGTTGGGCTGGCCCGACACTGTGCCACGGCCTCGGGGGAAGCATCGAGCTCCTGCTCGACGCCTACCAGGACGACCTAGACGTTGGCCACCTGGCCGAGGCACGCTCGTTCGGTCGCTTGTTGGAGCCCCTTGCTGTCGAGTTCGGTGACGGCCTGGCCTGGGCTTCGGAATCTCCGTACATCATCTCGCCCGACTACAACGTCGGCTACGCCGGCATCGCCAGTGTTCTGCTCAGGCTGGCCGAACCAGAGAAGCGCCCGCACGGGATGGGCCGTGCTGTCTTCCGTTACAGCCGCCCATTCCGTCAGCGCCAGGAGGAGGGAGTCCGACAATGA